The genomic DNA ATGCTGCTGAAGGCGCGAGAGATGATGCCGTTGAACGGCTGTGCTGGCTGGAAGGCTTCTACCCGGCTGTGGATAACCGTGAGGTTGTCCAGTTTCAGCTCCATCTTCACCTGGGTGAGGAAGCGGGTTTTCTTGCCGTTGGCGTCCAGCACAGTTACGCGTTTTTGCGGATGCAGGATAGCCAACGGAATCCCGGGCATGCCACCGCCGCTGCCGACATCAAGCCAGCTGTCGCGATCGGGGTGGATAAAACCCATGACGCTGAGGCTGTCGAGCAGATGGCGCGAAACCATCTCGTCCGGGTCGCGCACGGCGGTCAAGTTGTAGGCCTTGTTCC from Pseudomonas putida includes the following:
- the rsmG gene encoding 16S rRNA (guanine(527)-N(7))-methyltransferase RsmG, with amino-acid sequence MSSLVTPQHAEELSTGARQLGVELSAEQHERLLGYLALLIKWNKAYNLTAVRDPDEMVSRHLLDSLSVMGFIHPDRDSWLDVGSGGGMPGIPLAILHPQKRVTVLDANGKKTRFLTQVKMELKLDNLTVIHSRVEAFQPAQPFNGIISRAFSSMENFTNWTRHLGDTGTQWLAMKGLHPADELVALPADFTVESEQALTVPGCQGQRHLLILRRKA